The Pseudanabaena galeata CCNP1313 genome includes a region encoding these proteins:
- a CDS encoding ABC transporter permease subunit (The N-terminal region of this protein, as described by TIGR01726, is a three transmembrane segment that identifies a subfamily of ABC transporter permease subunits, which specificities that include histidine, arginine, glutamine, glutamate, L-cystine (sic), the opines (in Agrobacterium) octopine and nopaline, etc.), which produces MTVSNKKIATSWQTSFKRNFWNWRTIAQLIFLAIIITCSILAWNTLARNMRNSGLAISFDFLSDPASFDIADSPFPYKASDSYTKALQVGLLNSLKAIAVSIISATVVGVTVGVSRLSNNWLLKQLARVYVEVLRNTPLLLQLFFWYSAIFLTLPPASDRISLGFATLAKDGITIAALKMTLSSEFCALVLGLTMFSSAFIAEIVRGGILSVPKGQTEAAKALGLTNFQTMRKIVLPQALRVIIPSLTSQYVNIAKNSSLAIAIGYTDIYRIASTTINQTGRPVNVILIIMGVYLAMSLTISASMNLLNRQFQIVER; this is translated from the coding sequence ATGACGGTAAGCAATAAGAAGATCGCAACGAGTTGGCAAACTAGTTTCAAAAGGAATTTCTGGAATTGGCGGACGATCGCTCAGTTGATTTTTTTAGCGATCATAATTACTTGTAGTATTTTGGCATGGAATACCCTAGCTAGAAATATGCGAAATTCAGGGCTAGCAATTAGTTTTGACTTTCTCAGCGATCCCGCTTCCTTTGATATTGCCGACTCCCCTTTTCCCTATAAAGCTTCGGATAGCTATACCAAAGCCCTACAGGTTGGGTTACTTAACTCTCTAAAAGCGATCGCCGTTAGCATCATCTCGGCAACTGTCGTTGGTGTCACTGTGGGGGTATCACGTTTATCAAATAACTGGTTACTCAAACAATTAGCCCGTGTTTATGTAGAAGTCCTCCGCAATACGCCCCTACTGTTACAGTTATTTTTCTGGTATTCGGCAATCTTTTTAACACTTCCACCCGCTAGCGATCGCATCTCTCTAGGATTTGCCACGCTTGCCAAAGATGGAATCACGATCGCCGCTTTAAAAATGACCCTGAGTTCTGAATTTTGCGCTCTAGTCTTAGGATTGACTATGTTTTCCAGTGCCTTCATCGCTGAAATTGTTCGTGGGGGTATTCTCTCAGTTCCCAAAGGACAAACGGAAGCCGCTAAAGCGCTGGGATTAACGAATTTCCAAACGATGCGAAAAATCGTATTACCCCAAGCATTACGGGTCATCATTCCGTCACTGACTAGTCAGTATGTGAATATCGCTAAAAATTCTAGCCTAGCGATCGCGATCGGCTATACCGATATTTATCGCATCGCTTCGACCACAATTAATCAGACGGGAAGACCTGTCAATGTAATTTTGATTATCATGGGCGTATATCTAGCCATGAGTCTGACTATTTCCGCAAGTATGAACTTACTAAATCGCCAGTTCCAAATTGTTGAACGCTAG
- a CDS encoding TIGR04168 family protein — translation MSKPSVKIAVVGDVHDLWQPVEDRLALQSLGVDLVLFVGDIGNESVEVVRAIANLDMPKAVILGNHDAWYTASDNQKKLNKKKCPYDHTKEDRVQQQLDILGKLHVGYSWIDFPELNLSVVGARPFSWGSSRWKKATFYSDRFNVKSFAESTQRIVESVANTAHDNIIFLGHNGPFGLGSEEHSICGKDWKAGGGDYGDPDFAEAISKSYQMLKTVPLVTFGHMHHHLRLNSKRTREVLVTNEKGTVFLNAACTPRIVQSNNEEYRNFSIVTLESGKITQISLVWLNSHCQVVKENILLQRTL, via the coding sequence ATGTCCAAGCCATCGGTCAAAATAGCTGTAGTTGGAGATGTTCATGATTTATGGCAACCCGTTGAAGACCGCTTAGCTCTTCAGTCTCTAGGAGTTGATCTAGTTCTATTTGTCGGTGATATTGGCAATGAATCAGTGGAAGTTGTAAGGGCGATCGCGAATCTTGATATGCCGAAAGCCGTGATTTTGGGTAATCATGATGCTTGGTACACTGCCTCTGACAATCAGAAAAAGCTCAATAAAAAGAAATGTCCTTACGATCACACTAAAGAAGATCGCGTGCAGCAGCAATTAGATATTTTAGGTAAGCTCCATGTTGGTTATAGTTGGATAGACTTTCCTGAATTAAATCTTTCCGTAGTTGGTGCGCGTCCCTTTAGTTGGGGCAGTTCTAGATGGAAGAAAGCAACATTTTATAGCGATCGCTTTAATGTTAAAAGTTTTGCCGAATCGACGCAACGGATTGTTGAATCTGTAGCCAACACTGCCCATGACAATATAATTTTTTTAGGGCATAATGGACCTTTCGGATTGGGAAGCGAAGAACATTCTATTTGTGGTAAAGATTGGAAAGCTGGTGGTGGGGACTATGGCGATCCAGACTTTGCCGAAGCGATTTCTAAATCCTATCAAATGCTCAAAACAGTTCCTCTAGTTACCTTTGGGCATATGCATCACCATTTACGCCTTAATTCTAAACGGACTCGTGAAGTGCTTGTGACTAACGAAAAGGGAACAGTTTTTCTTAACGCAGCCTGTACACCAAGAATTGTCCAAAGCAATAACGAAGAGTACCGTAACTTTTCCATCGTCACCTTAGAATCTGGCAAGATCACCCAAATATCTCTTGTATGGCTCAATTCGCATTGCCAAGTAGTTAAAGAGAATATTCTGTTGCAACGCACACTTTAG
- a CDS encoding J domain-containing protein — protein sequence MARTSDRTQQVNHYKTLRISYSAAPAEVKTAYRGLVKEFHPDCNHHLDNHDDIASINLAYEVLSNPQSRAHYDRSLGIKHSPNGVSQQGVKRSPSKRDTHLNEDQKLDRWFKQVYEPITEMLEVILDSLDEQIDDLAADPYDDGLMEDFEDYIDECRGSYAKAQIFFRAFPNPASAAGIASYLYHCLNAISDGIEELNYFTLNFDDHHLHTGQELWRRADEMRYCAQMAMENLQTV from the coding sequence ATGGCTAGGACAAGCGATCGCACTCAACAAGTAAATCATTATAAAACCCTGAGAATTAGCTACAGCGCGGCTCCTGCCGAGGTCAAAACCGCTTACCGTGGTCTAGTCAAAGAATTTCACCCCGATTGCAATCATCATCTCGATAATCATGATGATATAGCCTCGATCAATCTGGCTTACGAAGTCCTTAGCAATCCCCAATCTCGCGCCCATTACGATCGCAGTCTTGGCATTAAACACTCCCCCAATGGTGTATCTCAACAGGGAGTAAAGCGATCGCCATCCAAGCGTGACACCCATCTCAACGAAGATCAGAAGCTTGATCGCTGGTTTAAGCAAGTTTACGAGCCGATTACCGAAATGCTCGAAGTAATTTTAGATAGTCTAGACGAGCAGATCGACGATCTCGCGGCTGATCCTTACGATGATGGACTGATGGAAGATTTTGAGGACTATATTGATGAATGTCGTGGCTCCTATGCCAAGGCGCAGATTTTCTTCCGTGCCTTTCCCAATCCTGCTTCCGCCGCAGGGATTGCCAGCTATCTGTATCACTGTCTCAATGCGATCAGCGATGGCATTGAAGAATTAAATTACTTCACTCTAAATTTTGACGATCATCATCTGCACACAGGTCAAGAACTTTGGCGCAGGGCTGATGAAATGCGTTATTGCGCCCAAATGGCAATGGAAAACTTGCAAACGGTTTAA
- a CDS encoding TIGR04222 domain-containing membrane protein, giving the protein MNQKLGKMNAQQLELYKRIQSFSLDQPHSQLSFSKRLARDNGWSINYAQRVIAEYKKFTFLAVVAGHPVTPSDQIDQAWHLHLTYTQSYWQEFCPNVLQTPLHHNPTRGGESEQIKFDDWYSRTLESYKQFFGSNPASDIWPDSQERFSRDRHFVRINTQQNWLIPKQPWLSPSRLPYRRIVSFLLILVVTFATTGCSVSQLASMSGQEFLDLYVVLLVVVLFFAYRLRAYLCLPNGNPSQKSIPLNPYQLAYLNRGKDHVIDTAIASLAHQGYLRVDVSLRKLTLENEDLLENLSDPIEKEVAMAIALDGYLDVVRKSAISTIDTIQTQLLQFELLVSEVQASKVRTYPVFLTFPLLGLGIARILLGISRGRPIGILLFMCIVLVCVQIHLYKSSIHRSRYGDKILKHLHNKESIKKLDSQTDSLPMAFALWGTLALPNDMFDDLKKIFIPIPSSDSYISSDSDSGSGCSGCGGCGGCGGGD; this is encoded by the coding sequence ATGAATCAGAAACTTGGAAAAATGAATGCTCAACAGCTAGAACTATACAAACGAATTCAATCCTTTTCTCTAGATCAACCCCATAGTCAATTATCTTTTAGTAAGCGTCTAGCTAGAGATAATGGCTGGAGCATAAATTACGCTCAGCGCGTAATTGCGGAATACAAAAAGTTCACATTCTTGGCTGTTGTCGCAGGACATCCTGTTACCCCATCAGATCAAATTGACCAAGCTTGGCATCTTCATCTCACCTACACACAATCCTATTGGCAAGAGTTTTGTCCAAATGTTTTGCAAACCCCATTGCATCACAATCCCACACGCGGAGGCGAGTCTGAGCAGATAAAGTTTGACGACTGGTATAGTAGGACTCTAGAAAGTTATAAGCAGTTTTTTGGCAGTAATCCAGCGAGCGACATTTGGCCAGATTCCCAAGAGCGTTTTAGTCGCGATCGCCATTTCGTGAGAATCAACACCCAGCAAAATTGGCTAATTCCTAAACAACCTTGGTTGAGTCCGTCCCGTCTTCCCTATCGACGAATTGTTAGCTTTCTACTTATACTTGTAGTCACATTTGCTACTACTGGCTGTAGCGTTTCACAATTAGCAAGCATGTCAGGTCAAGAATTTTTGGATTTGTACGTTGTTTTATTAGTTGTCGTTCTATTTTTTGCATATCGACTCAGAGCCTATCTATGCTTACCCAATGGAAATCCAAGCCAGAAATCTATCCCTCTAAACCCTTATCAATTGGCTTATCTGAATAGGGGTAAAGATCATGTTATCGATACAGCGATCGCAAGTCTCGCCCATCAAGGATATCTCAGGGTGGATGTATCTTTACGCAAACTTACGTTAGAGAATGAAGACTTGCTAGAAAATTTGTCTGACCCTATAGAAAAGGAAGTTGCTATGGCGATCGCCTTAGATGGATACCTTGATGTTGTCCGTAAGTCCGCAATAAGTACAATCGATACAATTCAAACCCAACTGCTTCAATTTGAACTTCTAGTAAGTGAAGTCCAAGCTTCTAAGGTGCGTACTTACCCCGTCTTCTTGACGTTTCCATTACTAGGATTGGGTATTGCAAGGATATTACTAGGAATATCGCGTGGAAGACCAATTGGGATTTTGCTTTTTATGTGTATAGTTTTAGTCTGCGTCCAGATTCATCTTTACAAGAGTTCTATCCATCGTAGTCGCTATGGAGATAAGATTTTAAAACACCTACATAATAAAGAATCTATCAAAAAATTGGATAGTCAAACTGATTCTCTACCAATGGCATTTGCTCTTTGGGGAACGCTTGCTTTACCAAATGATATGTTTGATGACCTGAAAAAGATATTTATTCCAATTCCTAGTAGTGATAGCTACATTAGTAGTGATAGCGATAGTGGTAGTGGTTGCAGTGGCTGCGGAGGTTGCGGTGGCTGTGGTGGTGGTGATTAA
- a CDS encoding YqeG family HAD IIIA-type phosphatase, which translates to MKAWQLIAPDLVLSAPIYAITPQLMETHRLRGLILDVDNTLIGDDEADASEEIHLWVESMRSQYPIWLASNNFSDRRIQRVAESLNLPYRSRAGKPSRRVVRQVLEAMELPASQVAMVGDRLFTDTIVGNRLGLFTILVQPPCEELVFKPSIATIFKARSSFLRNWEIWIARKSGVKI; encoded by the coding sequence GTGAAAGCTTGGCAACTTATTGCTCCTGACTTAGTTTTGTCAGCACCAATTTACGCGATTACGCCGCAACTCATGGAAACCCATAGGTTACGTGGTTTAATCTTGGATGTGGATAACACATTGATCGGTGATGATGAAGCCGATGCATCAGAAGAAATTCATCTTTGGGTAGAGTCAATGCGTTCACAATATCCCATCTGGTTAGCGAGTAATAATTTTAGTGATCGTCGCATTCAGAGAGTTGCTGAGAGCTTGAACCTTCCCTACCGCAGTCGAGCGGGAAAACCATCGCGTCGTGTGGTGCGTCAAGTTCTCGAAGCAATGGAGTTACCAGCTTCGCAAGTGGCGATGGTGGGCGATCGCTTATTTACGGATACCATTGTCGGCAATCGTTTAGGTTTATTTACGATTTTGGTACAGCCACCCTGTGAAGAGCTTGTATTCAAGCCGTCGATCGCCACCATTTTTAAGGCTCGATCAAGTTTTCTCCGCAATTGGGAAATCTGGATTGCCCGTAAATCTGGCGTGAAAATCTAA
- a CDS encoding glycoside hydrolase family 19 protein, whose amino-acid sequence MKAKVATKLKIRPVDSSQLTKPNETIDVPVGKTYGFDKFEPADNGHLKVILAASSGTFFVFPPHWDGLEPDVPQIVSKKQADAFFGRQITDVQLQDLNSSLVRYKITTAPRLRHFLSQIAHESGGLRYTQEIASGADYEGRADLGNVKPGDGPKYKGAGVIQLTGRANYQAFSKAIGDPKVMDGVVYVASKYPFTSAGFWWDNNKMNALCDRGATVKEVTLRVNGGYNGLEDRQQYYDKACGIFA is encoded by the coding sequence ATGAAGGCTAAGGTTGCAACTAAACTGAAAATACGTCCAGTAGACTCGTCACAACTCACAAAACCCAACGAAACTATTGATGTACCCGTTGGTAAAACCTATGGATTTGATAAATTTGAGCCTGCTGACAATGGACACCTAAAAGTTATATTGGCGGCTAGCAGTGGAACTTTCTTTGTGTTTCCGCCACATTGGGACGGTTTAGAGCCTGATGTTCCCCAAATTGTCAGTAAAAAGCAAGCGGATGCCTTCTTTGGTAGACAAATTACTGATGTCCAACTGCAAGATTTAAATTCTTCTCTTGTTCGGTACAAGATTACTACTGCACCTAGATTACGACATTTTCTTAGTCAAATTGCCCATGAGTCTGGTGGTTTGCGATATACACAGGAAATTGCTAGCGGTGCAGACTATGAAGGTCGTGCGGATTTGGGCAACGTGAAGCCAGGAGATGGACCTAAGTATAAAGGGGCCGGGGTGATTCAGCTTACGGGACGCGCTAATTACCAAGCGTTTAGTAAGGCGATCGGCGATCCTAAAGTGATGGATGGAGTTGTCTATGTTGCGTCGAAGTATCCATTTACTAGTGCTGGTTTTTGGTGGGACAACAATAAGATGAATGCTTTGTGCGATCGCGGGGCAACGGTCAAAGAGGTAACTTTGCGGGTGAATGGTGGCTATAACGGACTAGAGGATCGCCAACAATATTACGACAAAGCTTGTGGCATCTTTGCCTAA
- a CDS encoding DASH family cryptochrome, with protein sequence MNSQNILVWFRNDLRSHDCETLYRASQDAQMTGAQIFPVYCFDYAHFDKTYFGFEKTGEFRAKFLIESVANLRENLRSLNSNLIVRIGNPDQILPELAQQLGINSIYYHAEVTTEEKTLERKLRSTLKKQNVNFKSFWGSTLLHPNDLPFEIANLPELFTNFRKQVEANLTIREAFPMPKNLPTLPESVDIGEIPTLENLGLKETIPCDLAVLQFKGGETEAVKRLEHYFWNSDRIQVYKQTRNGMLHADDSSKFSPWLALGCLSPRYIYEQVKKYESDRLANDSTYWLIFELLWRDYFRFVAVKHGNKLFHRSGLRDMDLPWKQDWKRFELWQTGNTGFPLVDANMRELAATGFMSNRGRQNVASFLTKNLGIDWRMGAEWFESRLIDYDPCSNWGNWNYTAGIGNDARGFRFFNINKQAQDYDPLGEYVKHWLPELADLPTSKVHQPWKLLPIEQKRFNVRLGVDYPHPVVDLFVSAKVNEEIYKNAF encoded by the coding sequence ATGAACAGTCAAAATATTTTAGTTTGGTTCCGCAATGACTTGCGATCGCATGATTGTGAAACTCTATATCGAGCGTCTCAAGATGCTCAAATGACAGGCGCACAGATATTTCCTGTCTATTGCTTTGATTATGCTCACTTTGATAAAACTTACTTTGGCTTTGAGAAAACTGGTGAATTTCGCGCCAAATTTCTGATCGAGAGTGTGGCAAATTTACGAGAAAATTTGCGATCGCTTAATTCTAATCTCATTGTCCGCATCGGTAATCCCGATCAAATTTTGCCTGAACTAGCGCAGCAATTGGGAATTAACTCAATCTACTACCATGCAGAAGTCACTACCGAAGAGAAAACTCTAGAAAGGAAATTACGTTCTACTCTCAAAAAACAGAATGTTAACTTTAAAAGCTTCTGGGGAAGTACGTTATTACATCCAAATGATTTACCCTTTGAAATTGCTAATCTTCCTGAACTCTTTACCAACTTCCGCAAACAGGTTGAAGCTAATCTCACAATTCGGGAAGCTTTTCCCATGCCCAAAAATCTTCCCACCTTACCCGAAAGTGTTGATATTGGCGAAATTCCTACTTTAGAAAATCTAGGACTGAAAGAAACGATACCTTGCGATCTCGCAGTATTGCAATTCAAAGGCGGTGAAACTGAAGCGGTGAAACGTCTAGAGCATTATTTTTGGAATAGCGATCGCATCCAAGTTTATAAGCAAACTCGCAATGGAATGCTCCATGCTGATGACTCTTCCAAATTCTCACCTTGGCTTGCCTTGGGTTGTCTCAGTCCTCGATATATCTACGAACAGGTTAAGAAATATGAAAGCGATCGCCTTGCTAATGACTCGACTTATTGGTTAATCTTTGAGTTGTTATGGCGCGATTATTTCCGCTTCGTTGCTGTAAAACATGGTAACAAGTTATTCCATCGCTCAGGGTTACGCGATATGGACTTACCTTGGAAGCAAGACTGGAAGCGCTTTGAACTGTGGCAAACAGGAAATACAGGTTTCCCTTTAGTCGATGCAAATATGCGCGAACTCGCAGCTACGGGCTTTATGTCCAATCGTGGTCGTCAAAATGTCGCAAGTTTTCTCACTAAAAACCTTGGTATTGATTGGCGAATGGGAGCGGAATGGTTTGAATCTCGACTGATCGATTACGATCCTTGCAGTAATTGGGGGAATTGGAACTATACAGCAGGAATTGGGAATGATGCTAGAGGATTCCGATTCTTTAATATCAATAAGCAAGCGCAGGATTACGATCCGCTAGGGGAATACGTTAAGCATTGGCTACCAGAGCTAGCAGATCTTCCGACTAGTAAAGTGCATCAACCTTGGAAGCTTTTACCAATTGAGCAGAAGCGTTTTAACGTTCGTCTAGGTGTTGACTATCCCCATCCTGTTGTCGATTTGTTTGTTTCCGCAAAAGTAAACGAAGAAATTTATAAGAATGCATTCTAG
- a CDS encoding UPF0182 family protein — MKLTSLKLNTFKFSKHYYLWLLGGIAGLVFGSEIVARLGGEILWFQEMGYLPMYLLRLGAQIGLGVVIFAIALGYLFRNLQIAEALKYDDLPNEAERRQSKLRKRSTLPKQLNNKPPISSKYIPTSFRLRWLLPLVLGLSLLICSLLIHYGQVSLLQWKPSALQPSIAPIAPLLFRPELLGQLVIQIFTARLSAVVTIGAAISLLIYPKFLLKAIAVVISVFTAWVTSRQWMRIIPYFQPTSFERTEPLFNQDLSFYIFNLPTLEVVEFGLVGICLYGFIAVLLTYLLSGNSLSEGKFIGISHDQQRHLYGLGGVLMVVIGFSYWLNRYELLYSPRGVSYGASYTDTVVQLPVYTGLSMLAFAIAIYLILRWIRFHRQPVSRKPIVSALVVYLVMAIGLGVGLPIAVQSLIVQPNELAREQPYIKRTISFTREAFGLESINSQVFNPQGKLTEKSIQNNDLTVRNIRLWDKQPLLATNRQLQQIRLYYSFPDADIDRYTINEEKLSKTAASQQQVLIAARELDYTAVPEEAQTWVNQHLIYTHGYGFTLSPVNRVGAGGLPEYFIKDIGVTEGSPLTTSSEAVRESIPIGAPRIYFGENTDTYVMTGTKVKELDYPSDNDNVYNIYDGRGGIPVDSFWRRMLFAKYLNDWRMAVTPEFLPETKLLFRRNIMQRVKAIAPFLRYDSDPYLVAAKASAQAEDPSSLYWIVDAYTTSDRYPYSDTGNEGINYIRNSIKVVIDAYHGHVDFYIADPSDPIIRTWARIFPDLFKPLSAMPETLSQHLRYPVDLFSIQSERLMTYHMTDAQVFYNREDQWQIPNEVYGDKPRLVEPYYLITSLPEVPFEEFILLLPFTPKERTNLVAWLAARSDGVNYGKLLLYTFPKQILVYGPEQIEARINQDPVISQQISLWNRQGSRVIQGNLLIIPIEQSLLYVEPIYLESTQNRLPTLVRVIVAYENRIVMAQTLQQAIAAIFKPEEEITPPIIRPVETPATPP, encoded by the coding sequence ATGAAGTTAACCTCCTTAAAACTAAATACATTCAAATTTTCTAAGCATTATTACCTTTGGCTATTAGGGGGAATTGCGGGGTTAGTTTTTGGAAGTGAGATTGTAGCTCGACTAGGCGGCGAGATTCTATGGTTTCAAGAGATGGGCTATTTGCCCATGTATTTATTACGGCTCGGAGCACAGATTGGATTAGGAGTTGTGATCTTCGCGATCGCCTTAGGCTATCTCTTCAGAAATTTGCAGATTGCCGAAGCATTGAAATATGACGATCTCCCTAACGAGGCTGAACGGAGACAATCAAAACTACGCAAACGATCAACTCTCCCAAAACAACTAAATAATAAACCACCAATTTCATCCAAATACATACCCACATCTTTTCGATTACGTTGGCTTCTGCCTCTAGTTTTGGGCTTAAGTCTCCTAATTTGCTCACTCCTAATTCATTATGGACAAGTATCACTCCTCCAATGGAAACCATCAGCGCTCCAACCAAGTATTGCCCCGATCGCACCATTACTATTTAGACCCGAACTACTTGGTCAATTGGTAATTCAGATATTTACGGCGAGACTCTCGGCAGTTGTGACTATTGGGGCGGCAATTTCTTTGCTAATTTATCCCAAGTTCTTGCTAAAGGCGATCGCTGTTGTCATTAGTGTGTTTACCGCATGGGTGACTTCACGACAATGGATGCGGATTATTCCTTATTTTCAACCCACTAGTTTTGAGCGAACTGAACCCCTTTTTAATCAAGATCTGAGCTTTTATATATTCAATTTGCCAACCTTGGAAGTTGTGGAATTTGGACTAGTCGGCATTTGTCTATATGGTTTTATCGCAGTTCTCCTCACCTACTTGCTATCAGGAAATAGCCTGAGCGAAGGTAAGTTTATCGGCATTTCCCATGATCAACAGCGCCACCTTTACGGACTCGGCGGTGTGTTGATGGTGGTGATTGGATTTAGTTATTGGCTCAATCGTTACGAGCTTTTATATTCACCGCGTGGGGTTTCCTATGGCGCTAGCTATACGGATACGGTGGTGCAATTGCCTGTCTATACAGGGCTAAGTATGCTTGCCTTTGCGATCGCCATTTACTTAATTTTGCGGTGGATCAGATTTCATCGCCAACCTGTAAGCCGTAAGCCCATAGTATCCGCCTTAGTTGTATATCTGGTAATGGCGATCGGGCTAGGTGTCGGCTTGCCGATCGCCGTACAATCTTTGATTGTGCAACCCAATGAGCTGGCGCGAGAACAGCCCTATATCAAACGTACAATCTCATTCACTCGTGAAGCATTCGGACTCGAAAGTATTAATTCTCAAGTTTTTAATCCACAGGGCAAGTTAACTGAAAAATCCATTCAAAATAATGACTTGACGGTTCGCAATATTCGGCTTTGGGATAAACAACCACTACTTGCCACCAATCGTCAACTTCAACAAATCCGTCTTTACTATAGTTTTCCTGATGCGGATATTGATCGTTATACGATTAATGAAGAGAAGCTATCCAAAACTGCGGCTAGTCAGCAACAGGTACTCATCGCCGCGAGAGAGTTGGACTATACGGCAGTTCCTGAAGAAGCGCAAACTTGGGTAAACCAGCATTTGATTTATACCCATGGCTATGGCTTTACTCTCAGTCCAGTCAATCGCGTCGGTGCAGGGGGATTACCTGAATATTTTATCAAAGATATTGGTGTCACCGAAGGCAGTCCTCTCACCACCTCTAGCGAAGCTGTACGGGAAAGCATTCCGATTGGTGCGCCACGCATTTACTTCGGAGAGAATACTGATACCTATGTGATGACTGGAACCAAGGTTAAGGAACTCGATTATCCTAGCGACAATGATAATGTTTACAACATTTATGATGGCAGGGGTGGAATTCCCGTTGATTCATTTTGGCGACGGATGTTGTTTGCCAAGTATTTGAATGATTGGCGGATGGCAGTAACTCCCGAATTCCTGCCCGAAACTAAGCTACTGTTTCGACGGAATATCATGCAAAGAGTTAAAGCGATCGCTCCTTTTTTACGTTATGACAGCGATCCCTATCTAGTAGCAGCCAAAGCAAGTGCTCAGGCAGAAGATCCTAGCTCTCTCTATTGGATTGTCGATGCTTATACCACCAGCGATCGCTATCCCTATTCTGATACTGGCAATGAAGGAATCAATTACATTCGCAACTCGATTAAAGTTGTGATTGATGCCTATCATGGTCATGTGGATTTCTATATTGCTGATCCTAGTGATCCGATTATCCGCACATGGGCAAGGATTTTTCCTGATTTGTTTAAGCCCCTAAGTGCAATGCCTGAAACCCTGAGTCAGCATTTGCGCTATCCCGTCGATTTATTCTCAATTCAGTCAGAACGCTTGATGACTTATCACATGACCGATGCTCAAGTGTTCTATAACCGTGAAGATCAATGGCAAATTCCCAATGAGGTCTATGGTGATAAACCACGTCTAGTAGAACCCTATTACTTGATTACAAGTTTACCTGAAGTTCCCTTTGAGGAATTTATTCTATTATTACCTTTTACCCCTAAGGAACGGACAAATCTGGTGGCATGGTTGGCGGCGCGGTCAGATGGAGTAAACTATGGCAAGCTTCTGCTATATACATTTCCCAAGCAAATCCTTGTCTATGGACCCGAACAAATTGAAGCCAGAATTAATCAAGATCCCGTAATTTCTCAACAAATTTCGCTCTGGAATCGTCAAGGTTCACGAGTAATTCAAGGTAATCTACTGATCATTCCCATTGAACAATCTCTTTTGTATGTGGAGCCTATCTATTTAGAATCAACTCAAAACAGATTACCGACTCTCGTGCGCGTAATTGTCGCCTACGAAAATCGGATCGTGATGGCGCAAACTTTACAGCAGGCGATCGCTGCTATTTTTAAGCCAGAGGAAGAGATCACACCACCAATCATTCGCCCAGTCGAAACCCCAGCTACACCACCTTAA